A window of the Carassius gibelio isolate Cgi1373 ecotype wild population from Czech Republic chromosome B16, carGib1.2-hapl.c, whole genome shotgun sequence genome harbors these coding sequences:
- the LOC127975462 gene encoding uncharacterized protein LOC127975462 isoform X3, whose product MSLQCWVIVLVGLMSYFNPERALGAPQKEVSLSRDGSLSPPPYVIILISCSGLVSFVLLLLTCLCCKREGVGFNEFDNADGEECSGASSPVPEDSLSSCPSLPEVYTLPLRDKNCLPNGTVILIPTDSSQYFRRHTLNYLQEIGNGWFGKVILAEVLCDCSSYQAVVKELRVSASPLEQRKFLAESEPYRSLQHQNILKCLGQCSESVPFLLVMEFCQLGDLKRYLRAQRKSDGMTPDLLNRDLLTLQRMAYEITSGLLHLHENNYIHSDLALRNCLLTSDLTVRIGDYGLSHNQYKEDYYLTPDKLWIPLRWIAPELLEEFRGNLIVTDQTKTSNVWSLGVVIWELFEFGAQPHRHLSDEEVLTFVIRERQITLAQPRLKLTHADYWYEVMQSCWLPPSQRPTVNKVFLLLSSLLAAEQGSQKNSRRDEDEEDYEEDSGEGRRGESDESFERRWDTLRPPAFQSAAHKLLREREYGREDGCLRENGNSFPLLDPVDNMITPTSELDDILTVTETSKGLNFEYFWEKAHGRRGYKPLPPPQPIPTPNSGHRQTLDTPTVVPVISARSPSLASEYYIRLEEHTPQDKSPSLGKGQSLKKSSVCPGDLELVELQTGTTGKDRPAFSQQDGFARGTSQTVRSSEVKIRVPNTGLVEFSKESCNRVMDYAVIDIGEANQKSLSPQAPILPPKPRSMSMSSGSHLHSRPLPAPPLGYARTYGLDIYPGSSFPTGKVETSDSLLMSSLSKANFDHLGLIRTHQTLPPSPSLSPSIPPSSGSHSLFLQPQTCPPPLPPHYRLQKGLYSRYNAMHLQRDPLSCDHTHERNADRGMTRSQSLYNSRDAPETYTTDTESRMTRSQSTIPKIERTSSSSPEFSKDDDDDDDDDDYDDDSPFMSPRKCNSGTTIQHTNLVDKPDPATTELFSRGMKRTQSRLATILPAIWREDAVLQRERVAAARKSPIHLFLTEISNDSMDMKDRESLWARESDRRKDKGMRRSQSLLTELDSSSQVWASDKDLLPGYEGHGKKRDLFLTEIETSVSDCEDAYDGEGGTPVSRFGTTPHPFACPSDLPAYAEAEEAFSSGIKKSNSPFSEISNESVEPELKKGEMTREEFLKEIQSAETFLTEIITRQCKKEESVSPAPLSPEYESICIDPESSQTIQFESERARAGKPPGDTKEAIYAQVTKRAKRSEIKVAMRPEIPVLQIASELQNLESAQKLTPVSHFSPEMELEKHSFNDFTLSEVMPKNKPLLEQISPIIKEKQNSHESHNRLDCVSVGPVDPRNLHTVNGTLSSDKNLIPDDTQIVGADENNLKGMFVQAKELMQKNDHSVSAGIEVMTSNATFEEVHNEKLPEDPNKRPNESTSLDPSKNSKSAGGTSSTKEREYSSNMSQDFPTAHLQIETSFKSVEQTTLPDKDTSSRTACHDKDINMAKQQILPSGSSLSLNESSTDVFYSPMVHEPNSDQSLSTMTPTDSVLSPLTSSSLDCLTPGDSWLGGGIGGWRALGTETPHRDSAYFSDSDLDGGEGLGRRGTDVLGGNRGILVGIEEKIEDEGLLENVEKDVEMKQHMHALWGSNERADVEKALIQGADTSRDSQSECNAEFIARLFSNGEDEPNKMVPFSNSSLNIQNSSLVKNRELVTSHTFSKESVLHDSGATDLRTLADTVSDPKKLVSGPVCQEQLIEHCSYLQTTKYKEARCTSPEFPVDENSSDKNKSRLSRFYSLQSDYSKCIISPEINTKLSNDDTKCGLTQLWSETNAEQPTGEEKDKLDIQDIDANELGLRNLSYSEESEDEQTKERPERQLAVGELCFTIRESPQNSADEKVSSMKISKDECSDEFGRGASVGLELKEKELWNALEEDYGTEANMREEFNCQTFQQGELHLWPVENDQWAAAEDQTPETELGSELFPRFGKKAWGEEEHLVVSHEFWESEANDELADNESHPSTQRICEDAFNDEKLGQADFPPPETLMLSAGAKEAQQALVERLDFQQEENMENPDMENGTPEHYISNIKMEVENLENPELEAPVQLKHVEVVIDTQNSETCLQNYVGGELFGDKDIKEFDSHENIVGVRGSLTHCPSFSITNASTDELEPLQYHKEYLSSHNNNQQRVQTEARWAPKTEASKMLVADLEDRQTCTVDMSNSTTDLADSSHIITANPECLSTETGRHNVDSNHCPATISDVFFEKERSDSPSCPSLTITTDPEPCKIHSSNIQCSAPALISMEISECSASPHAGVGECQGPSSFPNTVHHIEIKTSSSLFCTADQAPTKQEEPSDCSDDVNYIDQTEELATSTTTQNKGITANLGQKRHTSLMKENHIHPESNDVDDRHSLSQKAAHPPLSQCSLNSIPEMLISEWKDMDEEPLEDFEKLEQLCCISGDEETLGDLFLGNLDLLESLKRNPEQRTSAAGGIINHHDSADAKGKTRVKLKEEVDGISKSTENISSNFPGEAQQSEEKRMGKHVPEPLSPCNSTDGSKGQRSLSKMQAKNGLMMQVCEERLQYSLSENVKTNVLWGSTVSDSVILHPWGTSTTSSSEESFASKDFQENESKEESQPSSPSVSVSEPAEAMTEEMTVLEQPEITPSLPAANPAMKGGFWEGGEHRGGRRRVASTGSDPDEEEEEEQEDESPRRVIVVTETDVDKRVGLRSLLKSPKEPVDKENRDRGRNVSFFDDVTVYLFDQETPTNELSSGSASSSPQGKPPNIDGFGSASHKASKSKDHAVKPRSPTGVTSSLSSRFTVSPADDPHLV is encoded by the exons TCTCTCTGTCCCGGGAcggctctctctctcctccccctTACGTGATTATTCTCATCTCCTGCTCTGGGCTGGTCTCTTTTGTTCTTTTGCTTCTCACCTGCCTTTGCTGTAAGAGAGAAGGCGTGGGATTCAAT GAGTTTGATAATGCCGACGGGGAAGAATGCTCTGGGGCTTCCAGCCCTGTTCCTGAGGACAGCTTGTCTTCCTGTCCATCACTACCAGAGGTTTACACTCTTCCACTGCGGGATAAGAACTGCCTCCCGAATGGCACAG tCATATTAATTCCCACAGACAGCTCCCAATATTTCCGAAGGCACACTCTCAACTACCTGCAAGAGATTGGAAATGGCTGGTTTGGGAAG GTAATCCTGGCTGAAGTGCTTTGTGACTGCAGCTCCTATCAGGCTGTGGTGAAGGAGCTGAGGGTCAGTGCTAGTCCTCTGGAACAGAGGAAGTTCTTGGCAGAGTCCGAGCCATACAG AAGTCTTCAGCATCAGAATATTCTGAAGTGTTTGGGCCAATGCAGTGAGAGTGTTCCTTTCCTCCTGGTCATGGAGTTTTGTCAACTG GGTGACCTGAAGAGGTATTTAAGAGCTCAGAGGAAGTCTGATGGGATGACCCCTGACCTGTTAAACAGAGACCTCTTGACCTTACAACGAATGGCATATGAGATCACCTCAGGTCTCTTGCATCTCCATGAGAACAATTACATTCACAG TGATTTGGCACTGAGAAACTGCCTCCTCACTTCAGATCTTACTGTTCGGATCGGAGACTATGGCCTCTCACACAATCAGTATAAG GAGGATTACTATCTTACCCCAGACAAACTTTGGATACCTCTCCGCTGGATTGCCCCTGAACTTCTGGAGGAGTTTCGCGGGAATCTGATTGTCACTGATCAAACCAAAACCAGCAATGTGtg GTCTCTGGGTGTTGTAATATGGGAACTGTTTGAATTTGGGGCTCAGCCACACAGACACCTGAGCGATGAAGAGGTTCTCACCTTTGTCATCAGGGAACGACAGATCACTCTGGCTCAACCTCGCCTCAAACTCACTCATGCAGACTATTG GTATGAGGTCATGCAGTCTTGCTGGCTACCTCCATCCCAGCGGCCAACGGTCAACAAAGTCTTCCTCCTTCTCTCCTCTCTCCTTGCTGCAGAACAAGGAAGTCAGAAGAATTCTAGAAgagatgaagatgaggaggattATGAGGAAGACAGTGGAGAAGGAAGGAGAGGCGAGAGCGATGAGTCATTTGAAAGACGATGGGATACCCTCCGGCCCCCAGCTTTTCAGTCAGCGGCACACAAACttctgagggagagagagtatgGGAGGGAGGATGGCTGCCTCAGAGAAAATGGAAACTCATTTCCTCTTTTGGACCCTGTAGATAATATGATCACTCCTACATCTGAGCTAGATGACATCCTTACTGTAACAGAGACCAGCAAAGGTCTAAACTTTGAATACTTCTGGGAAAAGGCCCATGGCAGGAGAGGGTACAAACCACTTCCTCCACCTCAGCCAATACCAACACCCAATTCTGGCCACAGGCAAACCTTGGACACACCCACCGTTGTCCCCGTGATCAGTGCCCGCAGCCCTTCACTGGCCAGCGAGTATTACATTCGCCTGGAAGAGCATACTCCCCAGGATAAGTCCCCTAGTCTAGGAAAAGGccagtctttaaaaaaaagttcagtgtGTCCTGGAGACCTGGAGCTGGTCGAGCTTCAAACAGGGACTACTGGAAAAGACAGACCAGCTTTCAGTCAGCAAGATGGCTTTGCGAGAGGCACCTCTCAGACAGTCAGATCCAGTGAGGTAAAGATAAGAGTTCCAAACACTGGCTTGGTTGAGTTTAGTAAGGAGAGCTGTAACCGAGTGATGGATTACGCTGTTATAGACATTGGAGAAGCAAACCAAAAGTCCCTTAGTCCTCAAGCGCCCATCCTTCCACCTAAACCTCGTTCAATGTCCATGTCCTCTGGCAGCCATCTACACTCACGTCCCCTGCCTGCTCCTCCACTAGGTTATGCAAGAACATATGGGTTAGACATCTACCCTGGATCCTCGTTCCCGACAGGCAAAGTTGAGACTTCTGATTCTTTACTAATGAGTTCACTGTCAAAGGCCAACTTTGACCATTTAGGCTTAATTCGCACTCACCAGACTCTGCCCCCATCTCCATCACTCTCTCCTTCTATTCCACCATCTTCTGGTAGTCACTCCTTGTTTCTCCAACCTCAAACCTGTCCTCCACCTCTCCCTCCCCACTATAGACTCCAAAAGGGTTTATATTCCAGATACAATGCGATGCACTTACAAAGAGACCCACTAAGCTGTGATCATACTCATGAGAGAAATGCTGACAGAGGCATGACACGGTCTCAGTCTTTGTATAATTCAAGAGATGCTCCAGAGACGTACACTACAGACACTGAGTCCAGAATGACTCGATCTCAATCCACAATTCCAAAAATTGAGAGAACATCATCCTCTAGCCCGGAGTTCTcaaaggatgatgatgatgatgatgatgacgacgactATGATGATGATTCACCCTTCATGTCACCGCGTAAATGCAACAGTGGAACAACCATTCAACACACCAACCTGGTTGATAAACCAGACCCAGCTACGACTGAGCTTTTCTCAAGGGGAATGAAGCGAACACAATCCCGCCTCGCCACCATTCTGCCGGCCATTTGGAGAGAAGATGCAGTCTTGCAACGTGAGCGAGTTGCTGCTGCTAGGAAATCACCCATACATTTGTTTCTGACTGAGATCTCCAATGACTCCATGGACATGAAAGATCGAGAAAGCTTGTGGGCACGAGAAAGTGATAGAAGGAAAGACAAAGGAATGCGAAGATCCCAGTCTCTTCTTACAGAACTTGACTCATCCTCACAAGTTTGGGCCTCAGATAAAGATCTCCTGCCTGGATATGAAGGCCATGGCAAAAAGAGAGATTTGTTCCTTACAGAGATCGAAACATCTGTGTCAGATTGTGAGGATGCATATGATGGTGAGGGTGGCACCCCGGTTTCCAGATTTGGAACTACTCCTCATCCTTTTGCATGTCCCTCAGATCTACCAGCGTATGCAGAAGCTGAAGAGGCATTTTCATCAGGAATAAAGAAGTCTAATTCCCCTTTCTCTGAAATATCAAATGAGAGTGTTGAACCTGAGCTGAAGAAAGGGGAAATGACGAGAGAGGAATTCCTGAAGGAGATTCAATCTGCTGAAACGTTTTTAACTGAAATCATTACAAGGCAGTGCAAAAAGGAAGAGAGTGTTTCACCTGCTCCACTGTCTCCTGAGTATGAGTCAATATGCATAGACCCAGAATCATCTCAGACAATACAGTTTGAATCAGAAAGAGCAAGAGCAGGAAAGCCACCAGGTGACACAAAAGAAGCAATTTATGCTCAAGTCACCAAGCGGGcgaaaagaagtgaaataaaagttGCTATGCGCCCAGAAATTCCAGTACTTCAGATTGCATCCGAGTTACAAAATCTTGAATCAGCTCAGAAATTAACTCCAGTCAGTCACTTTTCACCTGAAATGGAGTTAGAGAAGCATTCCTTTAATGATTTTACTCTTTCAGAAGTAATGCCTAAAAACAAGCCTCTATTGGAGCAGATATCTCCCATtataaaagagaaacaaaatTCTCACGAGTCTCATAATCGGCTTGACTGTGTAAGTGTAGGTCCAGTAGACCCCAGGAATCTGCACACTGTTAATGGTACACTGAGTTCTGACAAAAATCTAATCCCTGATGATACACAAATTGTAGGTGCAGATGAAAACAATTTGAAGGGCATGTTTGTTCAGGCAAAAGAGCTAATGCAGAAAAATGATCACAGTGTTTCAGCTGGCATTGAGGTGATGACATCAAATGCAACATTTGAAGAGGTACACAATGAGAAACTGCCAGAAGATCCAAACAAGAGGCCAAATGAATCAACTTCCCTTGATCCTTCAAAAAACAGTAAGTCAGCAGGTGGCACAAGCTCTACAAAGGAAAGAGAATACAGTTCAAATATGAGTCAAGACTTCCCCACTGCTCACTTGCAAATCGAGACATCCTTTAAATCCGTCGAGCAAACCACTTTACCTGACAAAGATACTAGTTCAAGGACAGCGTGTCATGATAAAGACATAAACATGGCAAAACAGCAAATACTTCCAAGTGGATCTTCACTCTCCTTGAATGAATCAAGCACAGATGTGTTCTACTCTCCTATGGTGCATGAACCCAACTCTGATCAGTCACTTTCCACCATGACCCCGACAGATTCTGTCTTGTCACCTTTGACCTCTAGTTCACTGGATTGTCTCACACCTGGAGACTCCTGGTTGGGTGGAGGAATTGGTGGATGGAGAGCCCTGGGAACTGAAACACCACACCGGGATTCAGCCTACTTCTCTGACAGTGACTTGGATGGCGGAGAGGGTTTAGGCAGAAGAGGCACCGATGTACTTGGTGGGAATCGAGGAATATTGGTGGGAATTGAGGAAAAGATTGAGGATGAAGGACTACTGGAGAATGTAGAAAAGGACGTAGAGATGAAACAACATATGCATGCGTTGTGGGGTTCAAATGAGAGAGCAGATGTAGAGAAGGCTCTCATTCAAGGTGCTGACACTTCAAGAGATTCTCAAAGTGAATGCAATGCTGAGTTTATTGCCAGGTTGTTTTCCAATGGAGAGGATGAGCCAAATAAAATGGTTCCATTTAGCAACAGTTCCCTTAATATCCAAAACTCCTCTTTAGTTAAAAATAGAGAACTGGTCACGTCTcacacattttcaaaagaaaGTGTGCTTCACGATTCAGGTGCTACAGATCTTAGAACGCTTGCTGACACAGTCTCAGACCCTAAGAAACTTGTTTCTGGACCAGTTTGTCAAGAACAACTCATCGAACATTGCTCATATTTGCAAACAACGAAGTATAAGGAGGCACGTTGTACATCACCTGAATTCCCAGTTGATGAAAATTCATCAGACAAAAATAAATCCAGGTTATCTCGGTTTTACAGCTTACAGTCTGACTATTCTAAATGCATCATCAGCCCTGAGATAAACACAAAGCTCAGCAATGATGACACCAAATGTGGCCTGACCCAATTATGGTCTGAGACGAATGCTGAACAACCTACAGGAGAGGAAAAGGACAAGCTTGATATCCAAGACATAGATGCAAATGAATTAGGCTTGAGAAACCTCTCGTATTCAGAAGAGAGTGAGGATGAACAGACAAAGGAGAGGCCTGAAAGGCAGCTAGCTGTAGGGGAGCTCTGCTTCACTATCAGGGAATCCCCTCAAAACTCTGCAGACGAGAAAGTCAGCAGTATGAAGATCTCAAAAGATGAATGTTCTGATGAATTCGGCAGAGGTGCTTCAGTGGGACTTGAACTAAAGGAGAAGGAGTTGTGGAATGCCCTTGAGGAAGATTATGGTACAGAGGCAAATATGAGAGAGGAATTCAACTGCCAAACATTTCAGCAAGGAGAACTTCACCTTTGGCCTGTAGAAAATGACCAGTGGGCTGCAGCTGAAGATCAGACACCAGAAACAGAGCTTGGATCAGAGCTGTTCCCGAGATTTGGAAAAAAGGCCTGGGGGGAGGAGGAACACTTAGTGGTGAGTCATGAATTTTGGGAATCTGAAGCAAATGATGAGCTTGCAGATAATGAGTCTCATCCCTCTACTCAGAGAATATGTGAAGATGCATTTAATGATGAAAAGCTAGGACAGGCTGATTTTCCACCACCTGAGACGCTGATGCTTTCTGCTGGGGCAAAGGAAGCTCAGCAGGCACTTGTAGAAAGACTCGACTTTCAGCAAGAGGAGAACATGGAAAATCCAGACATGGAAAATGGAACACCAGAGCACTATATTAGCAATATAAAAATGGAAGTTGAGAATCTGGAGAATCCAGAGCTGGAGGCACCTGTGCAACTCAAACATGTAGAGGTGGTGATTGATACCCAGAATTCAGAGACATGTTTACAAAATTATGTGGGAGGTGAATTGTTTGGGGATAAAGATATTAAAGAGTTTGATAGTCACGAAAACATAGTGGGTGTAAGAGGTAGCTTGACTCACTGTCCATCGTTTTCTATTACAAATGCTTCAACAGATGAGTTGGAACCTCTACAATACCACAAAGAATATCTTTCTAGTCATAATAACAATCAACAAAGGGTCCAAACCGAAGCCAGATGGGCACCCAAGACTGAAGCAAGCAAAATGTTGGTTGCAGACCTTGAAGACCGTCAAACCTGCACAGTAGATATGTCAAATTCAACCACTGACTTAGCTGATAGTTCTCACATCATCACAGCAAATCCAGAGTGTCTCAGTACAGAAACCGGTAGACATAATGTTGACAGTAATCACTGTCCTGCCACAATCAGTgatgtgttttttgaaaaagaaAGATCAGATTCTCCATCTTGCCCAAGTCTCACAATTACCACTGATCCAGAGCCATGTAAGATTCATAGTAGTAACATTCAGTGTTCAGCCCCTGCATTGATTTCAATGGAGATTTCTGAATGTTCTGCTTCACCACATGCAGGAGTGGGCGAGTGCCAAGGCCCAAGTAGTTTCCCGAATACAGTACACCACATAGAAATCAAGACCAGTTCAAGTTTGTTCTGTACTGCAGATCAAGCACCTACTAAACAAGAGGAGCCTTCTGACTGTTCTGATGATGTTAACTATATAGATCAGACCGAAGAACTTGCCACCAGTACCACCACTCAAAACAAAGGTATCACCGCAAACCTGGGACAAAAACGGCACACATCACTCATGAAAGAAAACCATATTCACCCAGAATCGAATGATGTGGACGACAGACATAGCCTGTCCCAGAAAGCGGCCCATCCACCTCTCTCCCAGTGTTCTCTGAACTCCATCCCTGAGATGTTGATCTCTGAGTGGAAGGACATGGATGAGGAGCCTCTGGAGGATTTTGAAAAACTAGAGCAACTGTGCTGCATTTCTGGGGATGAAGAGACCCTTGGAGATCTGTTTTTAGGCAACTTAGATCTGCTTGAATCTTTGAAGAGAAATCCAGAGCAAAGAACGAGTGCTGCTGGTGGcataataaatcatcatgacTCAGCAGATGCAAAGGGGAAGACGAGAGTCAAGCTAAAAGAAGAAGTTGACGGGATATCGAAAAGTACCGAAAATATTTCTTCAAATTTCCCAGGAGAAGCTCAGCAGTCAGAGGAGAAGAGAATGGGGAAACATGTGCCAGAGCCTCTCTCACCATGCAATTCTACCGATGGTTCCAAAGGGCAGAGGTCACTCTCAAAAATGCAGGCAAAAAATGGACTGATGATGCAG GTTTGTGAGGAAAGACTTCAGTACTCTCTCAGTGAAAATGTTAAAACCAATGTCTTGTGGGGGTCTACAGTTAGTGACAGCGTGATTCTGCACCCTTGGGGAACCTCTACCACTTCGTCCTCTGAAGAAAGTTTTGCAAGCAAAGATTTCCAAGAAAATGAGAG CAAAGAGGAGTCTCAACCCTCCTCTCCCTCTGTGTCTGTGAGTGAACCTGCTGAAGCAATGACAGAAGAAATGACTGTGCTTGAACAGCCTGAGATTACACCTTCACTACCAGCTGCAAATCCAGCTATGAAAG GAGGATTCTGGGAAGGGGGAGAGCACAGAGGTGGAAGGAGGAGGGTTGCTTCAACAGGTAGCGATCCagatgaagaggaagaagaggaacaGGAAGATGAATCTCCCAGGCGTGTCATCGTTGTCACGGAAACAGATGTTGACAAGAGAGTGGGTTTGCGCAGTTTGTTGAAATCACCAAAGGAGCCCGTGGACAAAGAGAACCGTGACCGTGGGAGGAATGTGTCATTCTTTGATGATGTCACAGTCTATCTTTTCGATCAG GAAACTCCAACCAATGAACTGAGCTCTGGATCTGCTAGTTCATCTCCCCAAGGAAAGCCCCCCAACATTGACGGTTTTG GATCGGCCAGCCACAAGGCATCAAAAAGTAAAGACCACGCAGTGAAGCCAAGATCTCCGACCGGAGTAACTTCCAGCTTATCATCAAGGTTTACAGTGAGCCCTGCCGACGACCCGCATTTAGTGTGA